The following coding sequences lie in one Musa acuminata AAA Group cultivar baxijiao chromosome BXJ3-1, Cavendish_Baxijiao_AAA, whole genome shotgun sequence genomic window:
- the LOC103972806 gene encoding photosystem I reaction center subunit N, chloroplastic, whose product MAAMNSGVLVCNYGLSGASDSNLKLISAPSLAITSASSPKLPVIRAQQARAGEREEVGGEGRRAALIGLAAALFTTAAATSSANAGVIDEYLERSKANKELNDKKRLATSGANFARAYTVEFGTCKFPENFTGCQDLAKQKKVPFITDDLEIECEGKDKYKCGSNVFWKWTK is encoded by the exons ATGGCTGCCATGAACTCGGGCGTGTTGGTTTGCAACTACGGGCTATCCGGTGCGTCCGATTCCAACCTCAAGCTCATCTCGGCACCGTCGTTGGCGATCACGTCGGCTTCGTCCCCCAAGCTGCCGGTGATCAGAGCCCAGCAGGCTCGTGCAGGTGAGCGTGAGGAAGTAGGGGGCGAGGGAAGACGAGCTGCATTGATCGGCCTTGCTGCTGCCCTCTTCACCACGGCGGCTGCGACCTCCTCGGCGAATGCCGGCGTCATTGATGAGTACCTCGAGAGAAGCAAAGCTAACAAG GAGCTGAATGACAAAAAGAGGTTGGCAACCAGCGGAGCAAATTTCGCACGAGCATAcacagtagaatttggcacatgcAAGTTCCCTGAGAACTTCACTGGCTGTCAAGATCTGGCTAAGCAAAAG AAAGTACCTTTCATCACTGATGATCTGGAGATCGAGTGCGAAGGCAAGGACAAGTACAAGTGTGGATCTAACGTCTTCTGGAAATGGACCAAGTAG
- the LOC135585965 gene encoding carboxyvinyl-carboxyphosphonate phosphorylmutase, chloroplastic-like — MAVSRMAIAMRPSSGLSFPTGRANWPLGSSAVVASVSGGRTCIQRLIEEDGIVLMPGCYDALLAAIIQKSGFRAGFISGYALSASLIGKPDFGLLTPPEMAETARSVCAASPLIPIIADADTGGSNALNVQRTVKGLIAAGVAGCFLEDQAWPKKCGHMRGKQVIPAEEHAVKIASARDAIGDADFFLVAPTDARAISVNSGLSDAIARANLYMEAGADACFVEAPRDDDELREIGRRTNGYRVCNMIEGGITPLHTPQELQEMGFHLIVHPLTTLYASARGLIDILRDLKEAGTTRGQLHKLATFEEFNKQIELDSWFELEARYSKTRKFRSQVKN, encoded by the exons ATGGCGGTTTCCCGGATGGCGATCGCAATGAGGCCGTCCTCCGGTTTGTCCTTCCCCACGGGAAGAGCGAATTGGCCGTTGGG gagctcCGCCGTCGTGGCTTCGGTGTCGGGTGGGAGGACGTGCATCCAACGCCTGATCGAAGAGGATGGCATCGTGCTGATGCCCGGGTGCTACGACGCGTTGTTGGCGGCCATCATCCAGAAATCGGGGTTCCGCGCCGGGTTCATCTCTGGTTATgctctctctgcctccctcattgGCAAGCCCGACTTCGGCCTCCTCAC ACCCCCGGAGATGGCGGAGACTGCTCGATCTGTGTGTGCGGCGTCTCCTTTGATTCCCATTATCGCTGATGCTG ATACGGGAGGCAGCAATGCTCTGAATGTACAGAGGACCGTTAAAGGTTTGATTGCCGCTGGTGTTGCTGGTTGCTTTCTTGAG GATCAAGCTTGGCCAAAGAAGTGTG GACATATGCGTGGAAAACAG GTGATACCAGCTGAGGAGCATGCTGTGAAAATAGCATCTGCAAGAGATGCAATTGGTGATGCTGATTTTTTTCTTGTTGCCCCGACTGATGCTCGTGCAATCTCAGTTAACTCTGGTCTATCAGATGCAATTGCAAGAGCTAATCTCTACATGGAG GCAGGAGCAGATGCCTGCTTTGTGGAGGCACCAAGGGATGATGATGAACTGAGGGAAATTGGCAGGCGCACAAATGGGTACAGAGTGTGCAACATGATCGAGGGTGGAATTACACCTTTGCACACTCCTCAGGAGCTCCAAGAAATGGGCTTTCATCTCATTGTTCACCCCCTCACAACTCTCTATGCATCTGCCCGTGGATTAATTGACATCCTCAGGGATCTGAAGGAAGCAGGAACCACTAGAGGCCAGCTCCACAAGCTTGCCACGTTTGAGGAGTTCAACAAACAGATTGAATTGGATTCATGGTTTGAACTTGAAGCTCGGTACTCCAAAACCAGAAAGTTCCGCTCACAAGTGAAAAACTAA